A single window of Malus sylvestris chromosome 5, drMalSylv7.2, whole genome shotgun sequence DNA harbors:
- the LOC126621899 gene encoding cyclin-dependent kinase inhibitor 7 isoform X2, which translates to MEDYNCKRMAAMDDSTNAAVSKRRKVTASTPPLPPTQTMLQLLNSQDSCSTLCSDHSPPPSSCCSSNELSDVPAAARSSLLLDLESKSFKTAFSNSTSFVNNKFRETTPSSELCLDSDEMSSPAPPVSHRRRIPERKSPPFEEIEEFFAVAEKYEHKRFTEKYNYDIVKDVPLDGRYQWVRLKP; encoded by the exons atggaggaCTACAACTGTAAGCGAATGGCGGCCATGGACGACTCCACCAACGCAGCCGTATCCAAGAGGAGAAAAGTTACTGCTTCAACGCCGCCATTGCCTCCAACTCAAACAATGCTTCAGCTCCTCAATTCCCAGGACTCCTGCTCCACCCTTTGCTCCGATCACTCTCCGCCTCCTTCCTCTTGCTGCTCCAGCAACGAGCTCAGCGATGTCCCCGCCGCCGCCCGCAGCTCTCTGCTCCTAGATCTGGAG TCCAAGAGTTTCAAAACGGCATTCTCCAACTCGACCTCCTTCGTCAACAATAAATTCAG GGAAACGACGCCGTCGAGCGAGCTGTGCCTGGACTCGGACGAAATGTCATCGCCGGCGCCGCCGGTGTCTCACCGACGGAGAATCCCGGAGAGAAAATCCCCTCCGTTTGAAGAGATCGAAGAGTTCTTCGCTGTGGCTGAGAAGTACGAGCATAAGCGCTTTACAGAGAA GTACAACTATGATATCGTCAAGGACGTGCCTCTGGATGGTCGGTACCAGTGGGTTCGTTTGAAGCCATAA
- the LOC126621899 gene encoding cyclin-dependent kinase inhibitor 7 isoform X1, producing MEDYNCKRMAAMDDSTNAAVSKRRKVTASTPPLPPTQTMLQLLNSQDSCSTLCSDHSPPPSSCCSSNELSDVPAAARSSLLLDLESKSFKTAFSNSTSFVNNKFSRETTPSSELCLDSDEMSSPAPPVSHRRRIPERKSPPFEEIEEFFAVAEKYEHKRFTEKYNYDIVKDVPLDGRYQWVRLKP from the exons atggaggaCTACAACTGTAAGCGAATGGCGGCCATGGACGACTCCACCAACGCAGCCGTATCCAAGAGGAGAAAAGTTACTGCTTCAACGCCGCCATTGCCTCCAACTCAAACAATGCTTCAGCTCCTCAATTCCCAGGACTCCTGCTCCACCCTTTGCTCCGATCACTCTCCGCCTCCTTCCTCTTGCTGCTCCAGCAACGAGCTCAGCGATGTCCCCGCCGCCGCCCGCAGCTCTCTGCTCCTAGATCTGGAG TCCAAGAGTTTCAAAACGGCATTCTCCAACTCGACCTCCTTCGTCAACAATAAATTCAG CAGGGAAACGACGCCGTCGAGCGAGCTGTGCCTGGACTCGGACGAAATGTCATCGCCGGCGCCGCCGGTGTCTCACCGACGGAGAATCCCGGAGAGAAAATCCCCTCCGTTTGAAGAGATCGAAGAGTTCTTCGCTGTGGCTGAGAAGTACGAGCATAAGCGCTTTACAGAGAA GTACAACTATGATATCGTCAAGGACGTGCCTCTGGATGGTCGGTACCAGTGGGTTCGTTTGAAGCCATAA